In Massilia forsythiae, one DNA window encodes the following:
- the dusA gene encoding tRNA dihydrouridine(20/20a) synthase DusA produces the protein MKHSKRKLSVAPMMDWTDRHCRVFHRHITRHTWLYTEMVTTGALIHGDVERHLRYDDIEHPVALQLGGSDPADLAKSARLGEQWGYQEINLNCGCPSERVQRGAFGACLMGEPQLVADCVKAMRDAVSVDVTVKHRIGIDYNEEYGFVRDFIGTIADAGCNTFIVHARNAVLKGLSPKENREIPPLRYEVAYALKREFPDLEIIINGGVKTDDEIARHLEHVDGVMIGREAYHNPYLMAGWDARFYGDDAPAKTREQVLEAMIPYIADQLRRYGPLGLRLNGITRHMLGLMAGLPGARAYRQCLSDSRKLAEGKPELLLEAAGRLRQAA, from the coding sequence ATGAAGCACAGCAAGCGAAAATTATCTGTAGCACCCATGATGGACTGGACCGACCGCCACTGCCGCGTGTTCCACCGCCACATCACCCGCCATACCTGGCTGTACACCGAAATGGTCACCACCGGCGCCCTGATCCACGGCGACGTCGAGCGCCACCTGCGCTACGACGACATCGAGCACCCGGTCGCCCTGCAGCTGGGCGGCAGCGACCCGGCCGACCTGGCGAAAAGCGCCAGGCTGGGCGAGCAGTGGGGCTACCAGGAAATCAACCTGAACTGCGGCTGCCCGTCCGAGCGCGTGCAGCGGGGCGCGTTCGGCGCCTGCCTGATGGGGGAGCCGCAGCTGGTGGCCGATTGCGTCAAGGCGATGCGCGACGCGGTCTCGGTCGACGTCACCGTCAAGCACCGCATCGGCATCGACTACAACGAAGAGTACGGTTTCGTGCGCGACTTCATCGGCACCATCGCCGATGCCGGCTGCAATACCTTCATCGTGCACGCGCGCAACGCCGTGCTGAAGGGCCTGTCACCCAAGGAAAACCGCGAGATCCCGCCGCTGCGCTACGAAGTCGCCTACGCGCTCAAGCGCGAGTTTCCGGACCTGGAAATCATCATCAACGGCGGCGTCAAGACCGACGACGAGATCGCCCGCCACCTGGAACACGTCGACGGCGTCATGATCGGGCGCGAGGCCTACCACAATCCCTACCTGATGGCAGGGTGGGATGCGCGCTTCTACGGCGACGACGCGCCGGCCAAGACGCGCGAGCAGGTGCTGGAGGCGATGATCCCGTACATTGCCGACCAGTTGCGGCGCTACGGGCCGCTCGGCTTGCGCCTGAACGGCATCACCCGCCACATGCTGGGCCTGATGGCCGGCCTGCCGGGCGCGCGCGCCTACCGCCAGTGCCTGTCCGATTCGCGCAAGCTGGCCGAAGGCAAGCCCGAATTGCTGCTGGAAGCGGCCGGCCGCCTGCGCCAGGCTGCCTGA
- a CDS encoding PAS domain-containing sensor histidine kinase: MNNVRWIPEQRRAIEQGGGDSLETSCRVIDQIACPAYCCTPAGAVLHCNRAARRLWGAAPSPAEDGRWDGFASLCRPDGSPVEKASSPAALAARTGVAPPPTELVAQSNDGQTRCVVVHAQPVRGADGVTAGVLCSLTDISERRRLRREIESVRGDREDFLRVLAHELRNPLASVMTVATILRRRPGEPGIVSMARVIERQTRQLARFIDDLLDAARIEHASDVPVTKRAASLDEVLAPARDVVAGVLGRRSQTLRVHLDAGAEAPETMLWCDPGRLAQALGNVLLNASEFSDDGAEIALAVSVDGEVLDMSVSDHGIGVEASELPAMFEPFRKLAAHPRRAPSGAGVGLAIARSICVSHGGTVFAHSAGPGQGTRLEFILPVVQDTMSA; the protein is encoded by the coding sequence GTGAACAACGTGAGATGGATACCTGAACAACGGCGCGCCATCGAGCAGGGCGGCGGCGACTCGCTGGAAACGTCCTGTCGGGTGATCGACCAGATCGCTTGCCCGGCCTACTGCTGCACGCCTGCCGGCGCCGTTCTGCATTGCAATCGCGCGGCGAGGCGCCTGTGGGGCGCCGCGCCATCGCCGGCCGAGGACGGCCGCTGGGACGGCTTCGCCTCCTTGTGTCGACCGGACGGCAGTCCGGTCGAGAAGGCATCGTCGCCGGCCGCGCTGGCGGCGCGCACCGGCGTCGCACCGCCGCCGACCGAGCTGGTGGCGCAGTCCAACGACGGACAGACGCGCTGCGTGGTGGTCCATGCGCAGCCGGTGCGCGGCGCCGATGGCGTCACCGCAGGCGTGCTATGCTCCTTGACCGACATCAGCGAGCGGCGCCGGCTTCGCCGTGAAATCGAGTCCGTGCGCGGCGACCGGGAAGACTTCCTGCGCGTGCTGGCCCACGAGCTGCGCAATCCACTGGCGTCGGTGATGACGGTCGCCACGATCCTGCGCCGCCGGCCGGGCGAACCGGGCATCGTGTCGATGGCGCGCGTGATCGAACGTCAGACCCGCCAGCTCGCTCGCTTCATCGACGACCTGCTCGACGCCGCGCGTATCGAGCACGCAAGCGATGTGCCGGTGACCAAGCGCGCAGCCAGCCTGGACGAGGTGCTGGCGCCGGCGCGCGACGTCGTCGCCGGCGTGTTGGGCAGGCGCTCGCAGACCTTGCGCGTACACCTCGATGCCGGCGCTGAAGCGCCCGAAACGATGCTCTGGTGCGATCCCGGGCGGCTGGCGCAGGCGCTCGGGAACGTGCTGCTCAATGCCAGTGAATTTTCCGACGACGGCGCCGAGATTGCGCTGGCGGTCTCGGTCGATGGCGAGGTTCTCGACATGTCGGTGAGCGACCATGGCATCGGCGTCGAGGCGAGCGAATTGCCCGCCATGTTCGAGCCGTTCCGCAAGCTTGCCGCGCACCCCCGGCGGGCGCCGTCCGGGGCAGGCGTTGGCCTGGCGATCGCACGCAGCATTTGCGTGTCGCATGGCGGCACGGTTTTTGCCCACAGCGCCGGACCCGGACAGGGGACGCGACTGGAATTCATCCTGCCGGTGGTGCAGGACACGATGTCCGCTTGA
- a CDS encoding sensor histidine kinase: MQLLAGHDAEPTIIQAYVPCMRTNESISDDPMLQRQAPLHHLLTVTVHSELEVIASRLRARQIAALCGFRGNGQTRIATAVSELARNAVSHAGVGKVRFFLGTAGRNQALTIVVDDDGAGIPAAHVRAALVGDAGTMLGGLSVARRFMDEFDIHANADGTRIVCAKLLPAQAPALTAHDLTCAVGNLAELPGNIALSEANQQNRELTHALAALQAKQNELLDVSAHLERTNRQVEALNLLLKEKADSLVSADHRKDEFLSILSHELRGPLSATAMAATLLETGGDPDRSIKLGQLVGRQVRHMSRLVEDLLDVSRVSRGLVSIRRQPVDMRDVIEAAVEQLNAAAQAKRHRVDTVLPSRPCMIEGDRTRLIQVAANLLGNAIRYTPEGGRIEVRAEWHGADLMVRVTDNGIGIPDTLMPHLFDLYTQATRSPDGRDSGLGLGLALVKSLVEAHGGSVAASSPGTGLGSRFDVRLPLPAGHDVERVPD; the protein is encoded by the coding sequence TTGCAGCTACTCGCCGGGCATGACGCCGAGCCCACCATAATACAGGCATACGTACCTTGCATGCGTACCAACGAAAGCATATCCGACGATCCGATGCTGCAACGGCAAGCGCCGCTTCATCACCTGTTGACGGTCACGGTGCACAGCGAGCTCGAGGTCATCGCCTCGCGCCTGCGCGCGCGCCAGATCGCTGCGCTGTGCGGATTCCGCGGCAACGGGCAGACCCGTATCGCAACCGCCGTGTCGGAGCTGGCGCGCAATGCCGTGTCCCATGCGGGCGTCGGCAAGGTGCGCTTTTTTCTCGGTACGGCCGGCAGGAATCAGGCGCTGACGATCGTGGTCGATGACGACGGTGCGGGCATACCGGCCGCGCACGTTCGCGCGGCGCTCGTAGGCGACGCCGGCACCATGCTGGGCGGACTGTCGGTGGCGCGCAGGTTCATGGACGAGTTCGATATTCACGCGAATGCGGACGGAACGCGCATCGTGTGCGCCAAGCTGCTTCCAGCCCAGGCGCCCGCCTTGACCGCCCACGACCTCACCTGCGCCGTAGGCAATCTGGCGGAACTGCCCGGCAACATCGCGCTGTCCGAAGCGAACCAGCAAAACCGCGAGCTGACCCATGCCCTGGCGGCATTGCAGGCCAAGCAGAACGAGCTGCTCGACGTCAGCGCGCATCTCGAACGCACCAACCGGCAAGTCGAGGCCTTGAACCTGTTGCTCAAGGAAAAAGCCGATTCGCTGGTATCGGCCGATCACCGCAAGGATGAATTCCTGTCGATCCTGAGCCATGAATTGCGCGGTCCGCTGTCGGCGACCGCCATGGCCGCCACCTTGCTCGAGACCGGCGGCGATCCCGACCGGAGCATCAAGCTCGGCCAACTGGTCGGGCGCCAGGTGCGGCACATGAGCCGCCTGGTCGAAGACCTGCTGGACGTATCGCGCGTCAGCCGCGGCTTGGTATCGATCCGTCGCCAGCCCGTCGACATGCGCGACGTGATCGAGGCCGCCGTCGAACAGTTGAACGCGGCCGCACAAGCCAAGAGGCACCGCGTCGACACCGTGCTGCCGTCCCGGCCTTGCATGATCGAGGGTGACCGCACGCGATTGATCCAGGTCGCCGCCAACCTGCTCGGCAATGCGATCCGCTACACGCCGGAAGGGGGAAGGATCGAAGTGCGCGCCGAATGGCACGGAGCCGACCTGATGGTGCGCGTCACGGACAACGGCATCGGCATTCCCGATACATTGATGCCGCACCTGTTCGACCTGTACACCCAGGCGACGCGTTCTCCCGATGGGCGCGACAGCGGCCTGGGACTCGGGCTGGCCCTGGTCAAGAGCCTGGTCGAGGCGCATGGCGGCAGTGTCGCCGCGAGCAGCCCCGGCACGGGGCTCGGCAGCCGGTTCGACGTGCGCCTGCCTCTGCCAGCCGGGCACGACGTCGAACGCGTCCCCGATTGA
- a CDS encoding YXWGXW repeat-containing protein, whose protein sequence is MKRILFAAAAAVISSAAFVPVQSFAADRVVVIREAPPAPRHETIPAARRGYEWAPGYWNYVGHRYVWVKGHWERSRAGYAYRRPEWRQGPSGWEMDRGGWRRGDRDGDGVPNRVDSRPNNPNRS, encoded by the coding sequence ATGAAACGCATCCTCTTTGCTGCTGCAGCCGCCGTGATCAGTTCCGCCGCCTTCGTGCCGGTCCAGTCGTTTGCCGCTGACCGCGTCGTGGTGATCCGCGAAGCGCCGCCGGCGCCGCGCCATGAAACGATTCCTGCCGCACGCCGTGGCTACGAGTGGGCGCCGGGCTACTGGAACTATGTCGGCCACCGCTACGTGTGGGTCAAGGGCCATTGGGAGCGTTCGCGCGCCGGTTACGCCTATCGCCGCCCGGAATGGCGCCAGGGACCGAGCGGCTGGGAAATGGACCGCGGCGGCTGGCGTCGTGGCGACCGTGACGGCGACGGCGTCCCGAACCGCGTCGACAGCCGCCCGAACAATCCGAACCGTTCCTGA
- a CDS encoding STAS domain-containing protein — protein sequence MTNDGVLLAGVVRDHAVMLGGEWQEHYAAATMRVGPGEAERSRDQCLRFVHALAEALQFAELDNVDGRAWDDVKRELDAICSFRASDGSTSVATATFIFSLKQPLFALLRRYCAGDALALARVSWTVSMLVDQLGLYTLDVFQKSRDQIVVRQHRELLELSTPVIDLWDGIIALPLIGTLDSMRAQVVMESLLDKIVSRGAHTAIIDITGVPTVDTLVAQHLLKTIAAARLMGSDCIVSGIRPQIAQTIVHLGIELDTVLTKATLADALALAIGRGHPRSA from the coding sequence ATGACCAATGACGGCGTTTTGCTTGCAGGTGTGGTGAGGGACCATGCGGTCATGCTCGGTGGCGAGTGGCAGGAACACTATGCCGCCGCAACGATGCGTGTCGGACCCGGCGAAGCCGAACGGTCGCGAGATCAATGCCTCCGATTTGTTCACGCCTTGGCCGAAGCGCTGCAGTTTGCTGAACTCGACAATGTCGACGGCCGTGCATGGGACGATGTCAAGCGCGAACTCGACGCGATCTGCAGCTTCCGGGCCAGCGACGGGTCCACCTCGGTCGCGACCGCCACCTTCATTTTCTCTCTCAAGCAGCCGCTGTTCGCGCTCTTGCGTCGATATTGTGCCGGGGACGCCCTGGCTCTCGCGCGTGTTTCCTGGACGGTCAGCATGCTTGTCGACCAGCTCGGCCTGTACACGCTCGACGTATTCCAGAAAAGCCGCGACCAGATCGTCGTTCGGCAACATCGGGAGCTGCTCGAATTATCGACGCCGGTCATCGATTTGTGGGACGGTATCATTGCACTGCCCCTGATCGGTACGCTCGACAGCATGCGCGCCCAAGTCGTGATGGAAAGCCTGCTCGACAAGATCGTCTCCAGAGGCGCGCACACGGCGATCATCGACATCACCGGTGTGCCGACCGTGGATACGCTGGTGGCGCAGCATTTGTTGAAGACCATTGCGGCGGCGCGCCTGATGGGCAGCGATTGCATCGTGAGCGGTATTCGTCCGCAAATCGCCCAGACTATCGTGCATCTCGGCATCGAACTCGATACGGTTCTGACAAAAGCCACGTTGGCCGACGCCCTCGCACTGGCGATCGGGCGGGGCCACCCGCGGTCGGCATGA
- a CDS encoding putative bifunctional diguanylate cyclase/phosphodiesterase — MHIVTQVVTTDEGERARLSLLFQPAAGDLSAIVLRFAATLEEAACVPPPFPDLLLLAPTDDDGAGMALPVSPAVFGNAAVVIVGDAIDIAGTRRLLTSGLADDVMLSSDSRSDTFARFVAVIERVRARERERNGAAIVLAAMADAVIATDEAGTIAYCNDAACSLTVRARKEMLGLPIDAVMALHAAGTLAAVEHPITRAMNDKQAIRLPPGTVMVRVDGSEIMIADSTSPIVAPDGKLDGAVMVFHDVTATHQLQSQVDYLARHDFLTGLPNRYAAQLHLAEILRQAGANGQGLAVMYLDLDNFKSINDTLGHAAGDRLLASVATRLRACCRSIDMVSRQGGDEFLILLAPGTQPDESRGAAQRMLEAVAAPHLIDGATMRVGCSIGIALHPQHGLAADTLLQHADTALHAAKAAGRNTFNVFQPRMLDSVAERRALEDALRLALDTGGLELFYQPKVCLADGAIHGCESLLRWRHPDWTRFAIAEVIRCAEQSGLIVNLGRWVMHEAMRQARAWRDSGIDPGPIAINVSALELRQADFIAHLEGCMARFGVLPPDVQIELTESALMRDVASAVDVLHRLKGLGMSIALDDFGTGYSNLSYLADIPIDLLKVDRSFVHGIAAASPRRQALLGAVLSVAAHLGLPTVAEGIETPAEALYLMNAGCQMGQGFLYSPAVSAAAFERLLSHRENP; from the coding sequence ATGCATATCGTGACGCAGGTCGTGACAACCGACGAAGGCGAGCGCGCACGCCTGTCACTGCTGTTCCAGCCGGCCGCGGGCGACCTGAGCGCCATCGTGCTGCGTTTCGCGGCGACGCTGGAGGAAGCCGCATGCGTCCCGCCACCCTTTCCGGACCTGCTCTTGCTGGCGCCGACGGACGACGACGGCGCCGGCATGGCGCTGCCCGTGAGCCCCGCGGTGTTCGGCAACGCGGCGGTCGTGATCGTCGGCGACGCCATCGACATTGCCGGGACGCGCCGGCTGCTCACCAGCGGCCTGGCGGACGACGTGATGCTGTCCAGTGATTCGCGATCCGACACGTTCGCGCGCTTCGTCGCCGTCATCGAGCGCGTCCGTGCGCGCGAACGTGAACGCAACGGCGCCGCCATCGTGCTGGCGGCGATGGCCGACGCCGTCATCGCCACCGATGAGGCGGGTACGATCGCCTACTGCAACGATGCGGCCTGCAGCCTGACCGTCCGTGCGCGCAAGGAAATGCTTGGGCTGCCTATCGACGCCGTGATGGCGCTGCACGCCGCCGGAACGCTCGCCGCCGTCGAGCATCCGATCACGCGCGCGATGAACGACAAGCAAGCCATCCGGCTACCGCCGGGCACCGTGATGGTGCGCGTGGACGGCAGCGAGATCATGATCGCCGATTCGACCTCGCCGATCGTCGCCCCGGACGGCAAGCTGGACGGCGCCGTCATGGTGTTCCACGACGTCACCGCCACACACCAGCTCCAGTCCCAGGTCGATTACCTGGCCAGGCACGATTTCCTCACCGGCTTGCCCAACCGCTACGCCGCGCAACTGCATCTGGCCGAGATCCTGCGCCAGGCCGGCGCGAACGGCCAGGGCCTGGCGGTGATGTACCTGGATCTCGACAACTTCAAATCCATCAACGACACCCTCGGCCATGCGGCCGGAGACCGTTTGCTGGCGTCGGTCGCGACGCGCCTGCGCGCTTGCTGCCGCTCGATCGACATGGTCAGCCGCCAGGGCGGCGACGAATTCCTGATCCTGTTGGCGCCCGGCACCCAGCCGGACGAATCCCGGGGCGCCGCGCAGCGCATGCTGGAGGCCGTGGCGGCGCCGCACCTGATCGACGGCGCGACCATGCGCGTCGGCTGCAGCATCGGCATCGCGCTGCATCCGCAGCACGGCTTGGCCGCGGACACGCTGCTGCAGCACGCCGACACGGCGCTGCACGCCGCCAAGGCGGCGGGACGCAACACGTTCAATGTGTTCCAGCCGCGCATGCTCGACAGCGTGGCCGAGCGGCGCGCGCTGGAGGATGCACTCAGGCTGGCGCTCGACACCGGCGGCCTGGAACTGTTCTACCAGCCCAAGGTGTGCCTGGCCGACGGCGCGATCCACGGTTGCGAATCCCTGCTGCGCTGGCGCCATCCGGACTGGACGCGCTTCGCGATCGCCGAGGTAATCCGGTGCGCCGAACAGTCCGGCCTGATCGTCAACCTGGGCCGCTGGGTGATGCACGAAGCCATGCGCCAGGCGCGCGCCTGGCGCGACAGCGGCATCGACCCCGGTCCGATCGCCATCAATGTTTCGGCGCTGGAACTACGCCAAGCCGACTTCATCGCCCACCTCGAGGGCTGCATGGCGCGATTCGGCGTCCTGCCGCCGGACGTGCAAATCGAACTGACCGAGTCGGCCCTGATGCGCGACGTCGCCAGCGCGGTCGACGTCCTGCATCGCCTGAAGGGCCTGGGCATGTCGATCGCGCTCGACGATTTCGGCACCGGTTACTCGAACCTGAGCTATCTCGCCGATATCCCGATCGACCTGCTGAAAGTGGACCGCAGTTTCGTGCACGGTATCGCCGCGGCCTCGCCGCGCCGCCAGGCGCTGTTGGGCGCGGTCCTGTCGGTCGCCGCGCACCTCGGCCTGCCAACCGTCGCCGAAGGCATCGAAACCCCTGCCGAAGCGCTTTACCTGATGAACGCGGGCTGCCAGATGGGCCAAGGCTTCCTCTACAGTCCCGCCGTCAGCGCGGCTGCCTTCGAACGCCTGCTATCGCACCGCGAAAACCCGTGA
- the murI gene encoding glutamate racemase: MTTSPSLFDAPIGIFDSGVGGLSVLRHIRAQLPHEHLVYVADSGFAPYGDKSEPVVAERSLAVARFLVERGAKALVVACNTATIAAVRLLRERLPDLPIVGVEPGLKPAAQATRSGTVGVLATERTLAGAKFLQLRDQVAQATGVRFLLQPCRGLVDQIELGTLESDATHAMLRGFILPLLEQGADTLVLGCTHYPLVRASIEAVIVRAGAGDVALVDTGDAVARQLVRLLEAGGLLRPAGAAPARLEGWTSASATALSAAFTTLIGIDSPVRETTFAAPEPCRTVG, encoded by the coding sequence ATGACCACCTCCCCCTCCCTCTTCGACGCCCCTATCGGCATCTTCGATTCCGGCGTCGGCGGTCTCTCGGTCCTGCGCCACATCCGCGCGCAGCTGCCGCACGAACACCTGGTCTATGTCGCCGATTCCGGCTTCGCCCCCTACGGTGACAAGTCCGAACCGGTGGTCGCCGAGCGTTCGCTGGCCGTGGCGCGCTTCCTGGTCGAACGGGGCGCCAAGGCGCTGGTCGTCGCCTGCAACACCGCCACCATCGCCGCCGTGCGCCTGCTGCGCGAACGCTTGCCCGACCTGCCGATCGTCGGCGTCGAACCCGGCCTGAAACCGGCGGCGCAGGCCACGCGCAGCGGCACCGTGGGCGTGCTGGCCACCGAGCGCACGCTGGCCGGCGCCAAGTTCCTGCAGCTGCGCGACCAGGTGGCGCAGGCGACCGGCGTGCGCTTCCTGCTGCAGCCGTGCCGCGGCCTGGTCGACCAGATCGAACTGGGCACCCTGGAATCCGACGCCACCCACGCCATGCTGCGCGGTTTTATCCTGCCGTTGCTGGAGCAAGGCGCGGACACATTGGTGCTGGGCTGCACCCACTACCCGCTGGTGCGGGCGTCGATCGAAGCCGTGATCGTCCGGGCCGGCGCCGGCGACGTCGCCCTGGTCGACACCGGCGACGCCGTGGCGCGCCAGCTGGTGCGCCTGCTGGAAGCGGGCGGCCTGCTGCGCCCTGCCGGTGCGGCGCCGGCGCGCCTGGAAGGCTGGACCAGCGCCAGCGCCACCGCGCTGTCGGCCGCCTTCACTACCCTGATCGGCATCGACTCGCCGGTGCGCGAGACGACGTTCGCGGCGCCCGAGCCCTGCCGCACCGTTGGTTGA
- a CDS encoding methyl-accepting chemotaxis protein: MKVGVRLGLGFALVLVLLVAVTVVGILRMAQIQNRLDHVVGTSNVVTRLVVDMRNNVSERLTSLRTLTLMTDATEMEPELERFKAQTAKYEALQQKLASKFSIEASGDEKGLLAQIKEAEAVAMPAIAKASQLYLANNAMEATRVMVKEVRPAQKKWLDALDKLGAMEDKQNAQSQVEAEAAFAGARNFMLMLLALAVAMGVAAATVITRGLLRQLGGEPGYTASIAGSISHGDLSIAIDTKASDKGSLLVEMKQMRNSLVDIVSQVRRGTQTITLASKEIAVGNVDLSSRTEQQASSLEKTASAMEELTSTVKQNADNAREANQLAATASDVARKGGEVVSQVVGTMGEINSSASKIADIIGVIDGIAFQTNILALNAAVEAARAGEQGRGFAVVASEVRNLAQRSAGAAKEIKTLIGDSVEKIGRGSKLVGEAGVTMEEVVDSVKRVTDIMSDIANASAEQSAGIEQVNLSIIEMDGMTQQNAALVEQAAAAFQSLQDQASELQRVVSIFKLSEGEVAQAAQAAPAPSAKPAATAVAARAVTVAGAAAAARPQLKKPAPARTAPKADKIAAATDGAAASNNSTSRKVAAVAASDDWEEF; the protein is encoded by the coding sequence ATGAAAGTTGGCGTACGGCTCGGACTGGGCTTTGCCCTGGTGCTGGTGCTGCTGGTGGCGGTGACCGTGGTCGGCATCCTGCGCATGGCGCAGATCCAGAACCGGCTCGACCATGTGGTCGGCACCAGCAATGTCGTGACCCGCCTGGTGGTCGACATGCGTAACAACGTCAGCGAACGCCTGACCTCGCTGCGTACGCTGACCCTGATGACCGACGCCACCGAAATGGAACCGGAACTGGAGCGCTTCAAGGCCCAGACCGCCAAGTACGAGGCGCTCCAGCAAAAGCTGGCCAGCAAGTTCTCGATCGAGGCTTCCGGCGACGAAAAGGGCTTGCTGGCCCAGATCAAGGAAGCCGAAGCCGTCGCCATGCCGGCCATTGCCAAGGCGTCGCAACTGTACCTGGCCAACAACGCGATGGAAGCGACCCGCGTGATGGTCAAGGAAGTCCGTCCGGCGCAAAAGAAATGGCTGGATGCGCTGGACAAGCTGGGCGCGATGGAAGACAAGCAGAATGCCCAGAGCCAGGTGGAGGCCGAGGCCGCCTTCGCCGGCGCCCGCAATTTCATGCTGATGCTGCTGGCGCTGGCCGTGGCAATGGGCGTGGCGGCGGCCACCGTCATCACCCGCGGCCTGCTCAGGCAACTGGGCGGCGAGCCGGGCTACACCGCCAGCATCGCCGGCAGCATCTCGCACGGCGACCTGTCGATCGCGATCGACACCAAGGCGTCGGACAAGGGCAGCCTGCTGGTCGAAATGAAGCAGATGCGCAACAGCCTGGTCGACATCGTCAGCCAGGTGCGCCGCGGCACCCAGACCATCACCCTGGCATCGAAGGAAATCGCGGTCGGCAACGTGGACCTGTCGTCGCGTACCGAACAGCAGGCGAGTTCCCTGGAAAAGACGGCCTCGGCAATGGAAGAACTGACTTCGACCGTCAAGCAGAACGCCGACAATGCCCGTGAAGCGAACCAGCTGGCCGCCACCGCTTCCGACGTGGCCCGCAAGGGCGGCGAAGTGGTGTCGCAGGTGGTCGGCACCATGGGCGAGATCAACAGCTCGGCCAGCAAGATCGCCGACATCATCGGCGTCATCGACGGCATCGCCTTCCAGACCAATATCCTGGCGCTGAACGCGGCGGTGGAAGCGGCGCGTGCCGGCGAGCAGGGCCGCGGCTTCGCGGTGGTGGCGTCCGAGGTGCGCAACCTGGCGCAGCGTTCGGCCGGCGCGGCAAAAGAGATCAAGACGCTGATCGGCGATTCGGTCGAGAAGATCGGCCGCGGCAGCAAGCTGGTCGGCGAAGCCGGCGTGACGATGGAAGAGGTGGTCGACAGCGTCAAGCGCGTGACCGACATCATGAGCGACATCGCCAACGCCAGCGCCGAGCAGAGCGCTGGCATCGAGCAGGTGAACCTGTCGATCATCGAGATGGACGGCATGACCCAGCAGAACGCGGCGCTGGTGGAGCAGGCCGCCGCCGCTTTCCAGAGCCTGCAGGACCAGGCGTCCGAACTGCAGCGCGTGGTCAGCATCTTCAAGCTGTCCGAGGGCGAGGTGGCGCAGGCGGCCCAGGCGGCGCCGGCGCCCTCGGCCAAGCCGGCCGCGACCGCCGTGGCGGCGCGTGCGGTCACGGTTGCCGGCGCGGCTGCCGCTGCCCGTCCGCAATTGAAGAAGCCGGCGCCGGCCAGGACCGCGCCCAAGGCGGACAAGATTGCCGCCGCAACGGATGGCGCCGCCGCATCGAACAACAGCACCTCACGCAAGGTGGCCGCAGTGGCCGCCAGCGACGACTGGGAAGAATTCTGA
- a CDS encoding energy transducer TonB, translating into MLNKKFAAGLFALVSVSAFAAEVPASFEPSKCKVEYPKASLMNEEQGVTSMSFQVNADGSVSDSKLEKSSGFKGLDKAALKGLAACKFKPGTKDGAPAQTWTKVDYAWKLD; encoded by the coding sequence ATGCTGAACAAAAAATTTGCTGCCGGCCTGTTTGCCTTGGTTTCCGTGTCCGCCTTTGCCGCCGAAGTGCCGGCCAGCTTCGAACCGTCGAAGTGCAAGGTCGAATACCCGAAAGCGTCGCTGATGAACGAAGAGCAGGGCGTGACCTCGATGTCGTTCCAGGTGAATGCCGACGGCAGCGTATCCGATTCCAAGCTGGAAAAGTCGAGCGGTTTCAAGGGCCTGGACAAGGCGGCCCTGAAAGGCCTGGCAGCCTGCAAGTTCAAGCCGGGCACCAAGGACGGCGCACCGGCCCAGACCTGGACCAAGGTCGACTACGCCTGGAAGCTGGACTGA